A region of Pseudomonas marginalis DNA encodes the following proteins:
- a CDS encoding GNAT family N-acetyltransferase: MFSLTRYTTPCPEPINAQILQMVVDNLTDISSVALPPSNLLYNIYQYAIGFEVHLYLEALGGSKGIAVELIVAMLEEQVIGFCLYLPVKDDPEACGIAFMAVQAGFRRQGVARGMMADVVARYPHAELACAVEKVAAFEAMGFQVRGARGTQVLMNTRAYGTDGLMGVLDVAAIYSSLEVRQIHTYLLQKHGKRAMVDAEKQRDRHLDQLARKVQLFVAGR, translated from the coding sequence ATGTTCAGCCTTACCCGCTACACCACACCGTGCCCCGAGCCCATCAATGCCCAGATCCTGCAGATGGTGGTGGACAACCTCACCGACATCAGCAGCGTCGCACTGCCGCCGAGCAACCTGCTCTACAACATCTACCAATATGCCATCGGCTTTGAGGTGCACCTGTACCTGGAGGCATTGGGCGGGTCGAAGGGGATTGCCGTTGAGTTGATCGTGGCGATGCTCGAGGAGCAGGTGATTGGCTTTTGCCTGTACCTGCCGGTGAAAGATGATCCTGAAGCCTGTGGCATCGCCTTTATGGCGGTACAGGCCGGTTTCCGGCGTCAGGGTGTGGCGCGCGGGATGATGGCGGACGTGGTGGCGCGCTATCCCCATGCCGAGTTGGCATGTGCCGTGGAGAAGGTAGCGGCCTTCGAGGCCATGGGTTTTCAAGTGCGGGGTGCGCGGGGCACCCAGGTGTTGATGAATACCCGGGCCTACGGCACCGATGGCTTGATGGGCGTGTTGGATGTGGCGGCAATCTACAGTTCGCTGGAGGTACGCCAGATCCATACCTACCTGCTGCAAAAACACGGCAAGCGGGCGATGGTGGATGCCGAGAAACAGCGGGACCGGCACCTCGATCAACTGGCACGCAAGGTCCAGCTGTTTGTGGCAGGGCGTTAG
- a CDS encoding class I SAM-dependent methyltransferase has translation MNPDALATLHAHLLTALASPPAETRRLFHGRGRCWPGLEQLTVDWLQGMVLVALFKEPEAPHLEGLKQLLIDFDWARSGAHSVALQHRYLPQSTTEWLVGAAIDELTITEGGLRYLIDLGKKQNSGLFLDMRYGRNWVREQAKGQRVLNLFAYTCGFSVAAIEGGASHVVNLDMARGALSRGRDNHRLNGHDLSKVTFLGHDLFKSWAKVTHSGPYDLVIIDPPSFQKGSFLLTKDYQRVLRRLPDLLTAQGTVLACMNDPAFGEDFLIDGVTREAPGLRFIERLQNPPEFPDIDAQSGLKALVFRQG, from the coding sequence ATGAACCCAGACGCACTCGCTACCCTGCACGCCCACCTGCTCACCGCCCTGGCCAGCCCGCCGGCTGAAACCCGGCGCCTGTTCCATGGCCGTGGCCGCTGCTGGCCGGGCCTGGAGCAATTGACCGTGGACTGGCTGCAAGGCATGGTGCTGGTCGCGCTGTTCAAAGAGCCCGAAGCGCCCCATCTGGAGGGGTTGAAACAGCTGTTGATCGACTTCGACTGGGCCCGATCCGGCGCCCACAGTGTGGCGCTGCAACACCGCTACCTGCCGCAAAGCACCACGGAATGGCTGGTGGGCGCAGCCATCGACGAGCTGACCATCACCGAAGGCGGCCTGCGTTACCTGATCGACCTGGGCAAAAAGCAGAACAGCGGGCTGTTCCTCGACATGCGCTACGGCCGCAACTGGGTGCGCGAACAGGCCAAGGGCCAGCGCGTGCTCAACCTGTTTGCCTACACCTGCGGCTTCTCGGTCGCGGCCATCGAGGGCGGCGCCAGCCACGTGGTGAACCTGGACATGGCCCGTGGCGCCCTGAGCCGCGGCCGCGATAACCACCGCCTGAACGGTCATGACCTGAGCAAGGTCACCTTCCTCGGCCACGACCTGTTCAAATCCTGGGCCAAGGTCACCCACAGCGGCCCCTACGACCTGGTGATCATCGACCCACCGTCCTTCCAGAAAGGCAGCTTCCTGCTGACCAAGGACTACCAGCGCGTACTGCGTCGCCTGCCGGATTTGCTCACGGCCCAGGGCACTGTCCTGGCGTGCATGAACGACCCGGCCTTCGGCGAAGACTTCCTGATCGACGGCGTCACCCGCGAAGCACCGGGCCTGCGCTTTATTGAACGGCTGCAAAACCCGCCGGAATTTCCGGATATCGACGCGCAAAGCGGACTGAAGGCACTGGTGTTTCGCCAAGGCTGA
- a CDS encoding TetR/AcrR family transcriptional regulator yields the protein MSSPESPAPRRRLSREDRLRQLLEVAWQLVREEGTEAMTLGRLAELAGVTKPVVYDHFVTRAGLLAALYEDFDARQTQVFAEALDASSATLEERAWVIASCYVDCVLLQGREIPGVIAALSSSPELEALKRKYEAIFLDKCRAALAPFGQVSQPGLRAMLGAAEALSDAAASGEISREEAQQELLATILAMVNRAQR from the coding sequence ATGTCAAGCCCTGAATCCCCTGCCCCACGTCGTCGCCTGTCCCGTGAAGATCGCCTGCGTCAATTACTGGAGGTGGCCTGGCAACTGGTGCGCGAGGAAGGCACCGAAGCCATGACCCTGGGCCGCCTGGCGGAACTGGCCGGCGTCACCAAACCGGTGGTCTACGACCACTTCGTCACCCGTGCCGGGCTGCTCGCCGCGCTGTATGAAGACTTTGACGCGCGTCAGACCCAGGTGTTTGCCGAAGCCCTCGACGCCAGCAGCGCGACCTTGGAAGAACGTGCCTGGGTGATCGCCTCGTGCTATGTCGATTGCGTGTTATTGCAGGGCCGGGAAATTCCGGGGGTGATTGCCGCACTGAGCAGCTCGCCGGAGCTGGAAGCGCTCAAGCGTAAGTATGAGGCGATTTTTCTCGACAAATGCCGCGCCGCGCTGGCGCCCTTTGGCCAGGTTTCACAGCCAGGATTACGGGCGATGCTGGGGGCGGCGGAAGCGTTGTCCGATGCTGCGGCGAGCGGCGAGATCAGCCGGGAAGAAGCGCAACAGGAACTACTGGCAACCATCCTGGCGATGGTCAATCGCGCACAGCGTTGA
- the aroA gene encoding 3-phosphoshikimate 1-carboxyvinyltransferase — MSSQKTVTVTPPNFPLNGKVAPPGSKSITNRALLLAALAKGTSRLSGALKSDDTRHMSVALRQMGVTIDEPDDTTFVVTGTGKLQLPAQPLFLGNAGTAMRFLTAAVATVQGTVVLDGDAYMQKRPIGPLLATLGRNGIQVDSPTGCPPVTVHGVGTVQAKRFEIDGGLSSQYVSALLMLAACGEAPIEVALTGKNIGARGYVDLTLDCMRAFGAQVDVIDDTTWRVAPTGYTAHDYLIEPDASAATYLWAAEVLTGGRIDIGVAAQAFTQPDAKAQAVIAQFPNMQAIVVGSQMQDAIPTLAVLAAFNNTPVRFTELANLRVKECDRVQALHDGLNAIRPGLASIEGDDLLVAADPALAGTSCNALIDTHADHRIAMCFALAGLKIAGIRIQDPDCVAKTYPGYWKALGSLGVALSD; from the coding sequence TTGAGTTCGCAGAAAACCGTGACCGTTACACCGCCCAACTTCCCCCTGAATGGCAAGGTCGCGCCCCCCGGCTCCAAATCCATTACCAACCGCGCCCTGCTGCTGGCGGCGCTGGCCAAGGGCACCAGCCGCCTGAGCGGCGCCTTGAAGAGCGACGACACCCGGCATATGTCGGTGGCCCTGCGCCAGATGGGCGTGACCATCGACGAGCCGGACGACACCACCTTCGTGGTCACCGGCACCGGCAAGCTGCAATTGCCGGCGCAGCCGTTGTTCCTCGGCAATGCCGGCACCGCGATGCGCTTCCTGACGGCCGCCGTGGCTACCGTGCAAGGCACGGTGGTACTGGACGGCGACGCGTATATGCAGAAACGTCCGATCGGCCCGCTGCTGGCCACCCTCGGCCGGAACGGTATCCAGGTCGACAGCCCGACCGGTTGCCCGCCGGTGACGGTGCACGGCGTGGGCACGGTCCAGGCCAAGCGCTTCGAGATCGACGGCGGCTTGTCCAGCCAGTATGTATCGGCCCTGTTGATGCTGGCCGCGTGCGGCGAAGCGCCGATTGAAGTGGCACTGACCGGCAAGAACATCGGTGCCCGTGGCTACGTGGACCTGACCCTGGACTGCATGCGGGCCTTCGGCGCCCAGGTCGATGTGATCGACGACACCACCTGGCGCGTGGCCCCCACCGGCTACACCGCCCATGATTACCTGATCGAACCCGACGCTTCCGCCGCCACCTACTTGTGGGCTGCCGAAGTGTTGACCGGTGGCCGCATCGACATCGGCGTGGCCGCCCAGGCCTTCACCCAACCAGACGCCAAGGCCCAGGCCGTGATCGCGCAGTTCCCGAATATGCAGGCCATCGTGGTCGGTTCGCAGATGCAGGACGCGATCCCGACCCTGGCGGTCCTGGCTGCCTTCAACAACACCCCGGTGCGTTTCACTGAGCTGGCCAACCTGCGGGTCAAGGAATGCGATCGCGTACAGGCCCTGCATGACGGCCTCAATGCGATCCGTCCGGGCCTCGCCAGCATTGAAGGCGATGACCTGCTGGTCGCGGCCGACCCGGCGCTGGCCGGCACGTCGTGCAACGCCCTGATCGACACCCATGCCGACCACCGCATCGCCATGTGCTTTGCACTCGCGGGGTTGAAAATCGCGGGAATCCGCATTCAGGACCCGGACTGCGTGGCCAAGACCTATCCTGGGTACTGGAAGGCCCTGGGCAGCCTTGGGGTCGCGTTGAGCGACTGA
- a CDS encoding UPF0149 family protein, which yields MHAQPLAPADFEFIEETLLKYGDDHSVLNLAELDGYFTALVSSPAQVDIAEWFPAIWGGQNPEWENAEEAQQFLDLCVRHINTLAGQLATDAEGFKARFDETEHQDQVVTLAEEWCFGYIRGAAIGNWPELPAEQAANLDKISWCAEQDNFELPADLDVELHQQRVSAIEPAARALHDYWLSKR from the coding sequence ATGCACGCCCAACCCCTCGCCCCCGCCGATTTCGAATTCATCGAAGAAACCCTGTTGAAATACGGCGACGACCATTCGGTGCTGAACCTGGCCGAACTCGACGGCTACTTCACCGCGCTGGTGTCCAGCCCGGCACAGGTGGACATCGCCGAGTGGTTCCCGGCGATCTGGGGCGGGCAGAACCCGGAGTGGGAAAACGCCGAAGAGGCCCAGCAGTTCCTTGACCTGTGCGTGCGTCATATCAACACCCTGGCCGGACAACTGGCGACTGACGCCGAGGGCTTCAAGGCGCGCTTCGATGAAACCGAACACCAGGACCAAGTCGTGACCCTCGCCGAAGAATGGTGCTTTGGTTATATCCGTGGCGCCGCTATCGGCAATTGGCCTGAGTTGCCCGCGGAGCAGGCAGCGAACCTGGATAAAATCTCCTGGTGCGCCGAGCAGGACAACTTCGAGTTGCCCGCCGACCTGGATGTGGAGCTGCATCAGCAACGGGTCAGCGCTATCGAACCGGCGGCACGGGCACTGCACGATTACTGGTTGAGCAAGCGCTAG
- a CDS encoding NAD(P)H-dependent oxidoreductase has protein sequence MHALIVVAHHDPQSLTHAVAAQVAAGLTAEGHTFEIADLAAEGFDPRYTAADHLVHHTRATPPADVLAEQARIDRADALVLAFPIYWWSLPGLLKGWVDRVFVNGWAIDYGPDMPVVKKLRHLHVHLLALGAADESAFDRHGYAKAMHTQIDYGIFDYCGAKVVTSALLLESEDGAATAHLQTARAVGQKLFEAETVAG, from the coding sequence ATGCACGCACTCATCGTCGTTGCCCATCACGACCCACAATCCCTCACCCACGCCGTGGCCGCGCAGGTGGCTGCCGGGCTGACTGCTGAGGGCCACACCTTCGAAATCGCCGACCTCGCCGCCGAAGGCTTCGACCCGCGCTACACCGCCGCCGACCACCTCGTACACCACACCCGCGCCACGCCCCCGGCCGACGTGCTGGCGGAACAGGCACGCATCGACCGCGCCGATGCCCTGGTGCTGGCGTTCCCGATCTACTGGTGGTCGCTGCCGGGCCTGCTCAAGGGCTGGGTCGACCGCGTGTTCGTCAACGGCTGGGCGATCGATTACGGCCCGGACATGCCCGTGGTGAAAAAACTGCGGCACTTGCACGTGCACCTGTTGGCCCTGGGGGCGGCCGATGAAAGCGCGTTTGACCGACACGGCTACGCCAAGGCGATGCACACGCAGATCGACTACGGGATTTTTGATTACTGTGGAGCGAAAGTGGTGACGTCGGCGTTGTTGCTGGAGTCGGAAGATGGCGCGGCGACCGCGCATCTGCAAACAGCCAGGGCGGTAGGGCAGAAACTGTTCGAGGCCGAGACGGTCGCCGGTTGA
- a CDS encoding LysR family transcriptional regulator: MPDFNLLITLDVLLAEGSVARAAKRLQLSPSAMSRALARLRETTGDPLLVRAGRGLVPTPRAQALREQVSRLVQDAHAVLRPAHALDLAQVERTFTLRTSEEFVENFGPVLLARIAREAPGVRLRFVSKTDKDSTLLRQGSVDLETGVVDPDASPEVLTQALFRDRLIGVVRSGHPLSQGDISAERFAQGRHVYVSRRGQERGQIDDGLEALGLTRQIGTIVAGFATAIALARDTDLIACVPERYTAHQREGLYSFALPLTLAPFTVAMLWHPRLDADLAHRWLRGCVREVCGH, encoded by the coding sequence ATGCCCGACTTTAATCTGCTGATTACCCTGGATGTCTTGCTGGCCGAAGGCAGTGTCGCCCGAGCGGCCAAACGCTTGCAGTTGAGCCCCTCGGCCATGAGCCGGGCGCTGGCGCGCTTGCGCGAGACTACCGGCGATCCGCTGTTGGTCCGCGCCGGGCGCGGGCTGGTGCCGACGCCGCGGGCGCAGGCATTGCGTGAGCAGGTCAGCCGCCTGGTGCAGGACGCCCATGCGGTGCTGCGCCCGGCACACGCCCTGGACCTGGCCCAGGTGGAGCGCACGTTCACCTTGCGCACCAGTGAAGAGTTCGTCGAAAACTTCGGTCCCGTGTTGCTGGCGCGCATCGCACGGGAGGCGCCCGGTGTACGCCTGCGTTTCGTCAGCAAGACCGACAAGGACAGCACGTTACTGCGCCAAGGCAGCGTCGACCTGGAAACCGGCGTGGTCGACCCTGACGCCAGCCCCGAAGTGCTGACCCAGGCGCTGTTTCGCGACCGTTTGATTGGCGTGGTGCGCAGCGGCCATCCCCTGAGCCAGGGCGACATCAGTGCCGAGCGGTTTGCCCAGGGGCGCCACGTCTACGTCTCGCGGCGCGGGCAGGAGCGCGGCCAGATCGACGATGGGCTTGAAGCCCTGGGCTTGACGCGGCAGATCGGCACCATCGTCGCCGGGTTCGCCACGGCCATCGCCCTGGCCCGCGACACCGACCTGATTGCCTGCGTGCCCGAACGCTACACCGCCCATCAGCGCGAAGGCCTGTACAGCTTTGCGTTGCCGTTGACGCTGGCACCGTTCACCGTGGCGATGCTCTGGCATCCGCGGCTGGATGCCGACCTGGCCCACCGCTGGTTGCGCGGGTGCGTGCGTGAGGTGTGCGGACACTGA
- the nudC gene encoding NAD(+) diphosphatase — protein MTPGWITTTLLDNDAPGGWAVARSRDGFLHDANGPLFPREWLKRQELSVFAEHGIGHLDGEPVYLLELDSAGEVPGCSWQGLRGFMLQGDHTLYKVLGYAAQIGTWAREHRFCGSCGQAMVQVPRERAMYCQACDLRSYPRISPSMIVLVTRGDEILLARSPRFVTGVYSTLAGFAEPGESAEDCLIREVREEVQVEVRNIQYMGSQCWPFPHSMMLGFHAEYAGGDIVPQADEIEDAQWFSIHDLPPLPASRSIARYLIDLYLARRLGHAEPVLPG, from the coding sequence ATGACCCCAGGCTGGATTACCACAACGCTGCTGGACAACGACGCCCCCGGCGGCTGGGCCGTCGCCCGCAGCCGCGACGGCTTTTTGCATGACGCCAACGGCCCGCTGTTCCCTCGGGAATGGCTCAAGCGCCAGGAGCTTTCGGTGTTTGCCGAACATGGCATCGGCCACCTCGACGGTGAGCCGGTGTATCTGCTGGAACTCGACTCGGCGGGCGAAGTGCCTGGTTGCAGCTGGCAGGGCCTGCGCGGCTTCATGCTGCAAGGTGATCACACCCTCTACAAAGTGCTGGGCTACGCCGCGCAGATCGGCACCTGGGCGCGGGAGCATCGGTTCTGCGGCAGTTGCGGCCAGGCCATGGTCCAGGTGCCACGGGAACGGGCGATGTATTGCCAGGCCTGCGACCTGCGCAGCTACCCGCGGATTTCGCCGAGCATGATCGTGCTGGTGACCCGTGGCGACGAGATCCTGCTGGCGCGCTCGCCGCGGTTTGTCACCGGGGTCTACAGCACCTTGGCGGGCTTTGCCGAGCCGGGGGAGTCGGCCGAAGACTGCCTGATCCGCGAGGTGCGTGAAGAAGTGCAGGTGGAGGTCAGGAACATCCAGTACATGGGCAGCCAGTGCTGGCCGTTCCCCCATTCGATGATGCTGGGCTTCCATGCCGAGTACGCCGGTGGCGACATCGTGCCCCAGGCCGACGAGATCGAGGACGCGCAGTGGTTCAGCATCCACGACCTGCCGCCGTTGCCGGCGTCACGCTCGATTGCGCGTTACCTGATCGACCTCTACCTGGCCCGTCGCCTAGGCCACGCTGAACCAGTGCTGCCAGGCTAG
- the pcsA gene encoding phosphatidylcholine synthase yields the protein MISTLHVARIKAWGAHGFTATGVVLAFLATLALLENSPKACLLWLGLALVVDGVDGSLARRVNVSTVLPSFDGSVLDLVIDYLTYVFIPALFIYRYIDLPDFTHLFTVSVILVSSLFCFCNVNMKSKDNYFVGFPAAWNVVALCVYIIQPDAWVTLLTVIGLALLTVTPMKFLHPFRVKRFMPINIAVTTIWLLCSFLMVVDYPNTNPWTFGLWSVMSAYFLGICVWRTALEWMGTHK from the coding sequence GTGATATCGACCCTGCATGTAGCCAGAATCAAAGCCTGGGGCGCCCACGGCTTTACCGCCACCGGTGTGGTATTGGCCTTCCTGGCCACCCTGGCGCTGCTGGAAAACTCACCCAAGGCCTGCTTGCTCTGGCTGGGCCTGGCCCTGGTGGTAGACGGCGTGGATGGTTCCCTGGCGCGACGGGTGAATGTCAGCACGGTATTGCCCAGCTTTGACGGCTCGGTACTGGACCTGGTGATCGATTACCTCACCTATGTGTTTATTCCGGCACTGTTTATCTACCGCTATATCGACCTGCCGGACTTTACCCACCTGTTCACCGTGTCGGTGATCCTGGTGTCATCGCTGTTCTGCTTCTGCAACGTGAACATGAAGAGCAAAGACAACTACTTCGTCGGCTTCCCCGCCGCCTGGAACGTGGTGGCCTTGTGCGTATACATCATCCAGCCGGACGCCTGGGTCACCTTGCTGACCGTGATCGGCCTGGCCCTGCTGACCGTGACGCCGATGAAGTTCCTGCACCCGTTCCGGGTCAAGCGCTTCATGCCGATCAATATCGCAGTGACCACCATCTGGTTGCTCTGCAGCTTTTTGATGGTGGTGGATTATCCCAACACCAACCCGTGGACGTTTGGGTTGTGGTCGGTGATGTCGGCGTATTTCCTCGGGATTTGTGTGTGGCGCACGGCGCTGGAGTGGATGGGGACTCACAAATAG
- a CDS encoding crotonase/enoyl-CoA hydratase family protein yields the protein MSEYQAFVVELSGNVAHVQINRPEKINAMNAAFWTEIIDIFQWIEDTDAVRAVVLSGAGKHFSSGIDLMMLASVANDFGKDVGRNARLLRRKILELQASFSAVDNCRKPVLAAIQGYCIGGAIDLISACDMRYAAENAQFSIKEIDIGMAADVGTLQRLPRIIGDGMLRELAYTGRPFGAEEARSIGLVNRVYADQESLLAGVFEIAHEIAAKSPIAVTGTKAMISYMRDHTVNDGLEYVATWNSAMLQSNDLRVAIAAHMSKQKPEFVD from the coding sequence ATGTCCGAATATCAAGCTTTCGTCGTCGAACTCAGCGGCAACGTAGCCCATGTGCAGATCAACCGCCCGGAAAAGATCAACGCGATGAACGCCGCGTTCTGGACCGAGATCATCGACATCTTCCAATGGATCGAAGACACCGACGCCGTACGCGCCGTGGTGCTCAGCGGTGCCGGCAAGCATTTTTCCTCCGGCATCGACCTGATGATGCTGGCCTCGGTGGCCAATGACTTCGGCAAGGATGTGGGCCGCAATGCACGCCTGCTGCGGCGCAAGATCCTCGAACTGCAAGCCTCGTTCAGCGCCGTCGACAACTGCCGCAAACCGGTACTGGCGGCGATCCAGGGTTACTGCATCGGTGGCGCCATCGATCTGATCAGCGCCTGCGACATGCGCTACGCGGCTGAAAACGCGCAATTCTCGATCAAGGAAATCGACATCGGCATGGCCGCCGACGTCGGCACCCTGCAACGCCTGCCACGCATCATCGGCGACGGCATGCTGCGTGAGCTGGCCTACACCGGCCGCCCGTTCGGTGCCGAGGAGGCGCGCAGCATCGGCCTGGTCAATCGCGTGTATGCCGACCAGGAAAGCCTGTTGGCCGGCGTGTTCGAGATCGCCCATGAAATCGCGGCCAAATCGCCGATTGCGGTCACTGGCACCAAAGCCATGATCAGCTACATGCGTGACCATACGGTCAATGACGGTCTGGAATACGTTGCCACCTGGAACTCGGCTATGTTGCAATCCAACGACCTGCGCGTGGCCATCGCGGCCCATATGAGCAAGCAGAAACCCGAATTCGTGGATTGA
- a CDS encoding TSUP family transporter has translation MPFELSVDLTTLAILAVVAFIAGFIDAIAGGGGLLTTPALLTAGMPPHLVLGTNKLSSTFGSATASFTFYRRKLFHPRQWVHAIIGTLIGALAGAVVAHYLPAETLNKMLPVIVFACGVYLLFGGTPKAPLDADAPIKKKWQGTQGFGLGFYDGVAGPGTGAFWTVSTMLLHPIDLVKASGVARSMNFVSNAAALSVFIFNGSVDWIVGLAMGVSVMCGAFFGARSAISGGAKFIRPVFITVVLGLTVRLAWQHWFSVA, from the coding sequence ATGCCCTTCGAACTCAGCGTAGACCTCACCACCCTCGCCATTCTCGCCGTCGTGGCCTTTATCGCCGGCTTTATCGACGCCATCGCCGGTGGCGGCGGCCTGCTTACCACCCCGGCGCTGCTCACCGCCGGGATGCCGCCCCACCTGGTACTGGGTACCAACAAGCTCAGCTCCACCTTCGGTTCGGCCACGGCCAGCTTCACCTTCTACCGTCGCAAGCTGTTCCACCCGCGTCAGTGGGTGCATGCGATCATCGGCACGTTGATCGGTGCGCTGGCCGGTGCGGTGGTTGCCCACTACCTGCCCGCCGAAACCCTGAACAAAATGCTGCCGGTGATCGTATTCGCTTGCGGCGTGTATTTGCTGTTTGGTGGCACGCCCAAGGCGCCACTGGACGCCGACGCGCCGATCAAGAAGAAATGGCAAGGCACCCAGGGTTTCGGCCTGGGCTTCTACGACGGCGTGGCCGGCCCCGGTACCGGTGCATTCTGGACCGTGAGCACCATGCTGTTGCACCCCATCGACCTGGTGAAGGCCAGCGGCGTGGCGCGCAGCATGAACTTCGTCAGCAACGCGGCGGCGCTGTCGGTGTTTATCTTCAACGGCTCGGTGGATTGGATTGTCGGCCTGGCGATGGGCGTGTCGGTGATGTGTGGCGCGTTCTTTGGCGCGCGCAGCGCGATCAGCGGCGGCGCCAAATTCATTCGCCCGGTGTTTATCACCGTGGTTCTCGGCCTGACCGTGCGCCTAGCCTGGCAGCACTGGTTCAGCGTGGCCTAG
- a CDS encoding MFS transporter: MNTSSRGGLASLSLSMLLAALGTSIANVGLPSLVQAFDASFHAVQWVVLAYLMAITAVIVMAGRMGDRLGRRRLLLAGLLLFALGSGLCAGAPSLGWLIAARLLQGLGAASMMAMALGMVGDTVPKERIGRVMGLLGTMSAVGTAMGPAAGGLLLSVWGWRALFLVGMPLGLLTASLAWRYLPVDRRQAGSPSSVWSPLKEAPLRTSLAMSALVAAVIMATFVVGPFYLSKGLGLDPQWMGLAMAVGPCVAALSGVPAGRLTDRQGWRLMTFAGLGILFCGALLLSLASGLIAYLGGLVILTTGYSLFQAANNTAVMCDVDGARRGTVAGLLNLSRNIGLIFGTSALGAVFAWATPDVTRANAQSVTSGLHATFTVAVGLILLATAMATGRIRAVNAPQNTR, translated from the coding sequence ATGAATACGTCTTCACGCGGCGGCCTTGCCAGCCTGTCGCTGTCCATGTTGCTCGCCGCCCTCGGCACCAGCATCGCCAATGTCGGCCTGCCCAGCCTGGTACAGGCATTCGATGCGTCGTTTCATGCCGTGCAGTGGGTGGTGCTGGCCTACCTGATGGCGATCACGGCGGTGATTGTCATGGCCGGCCGAATGGGCGATCGCCTGGGCCGTCGCCGGCTGTTGCTCGCCGGGCTGCTGTTGTTTGCGCTGGGCAGTGGGCTGTGTGCGGGCGCGCCCTCGCTGGGCTGGCTGATTGCCGCACGCCTCCTGCAGGGCTTGGGCGCGGCGAGCATGATGGCCATGGCGCTGGGGATGGTCGGCGACACGGTGCCCAAGGAACGCATCGGCCGGGTGATGGGCCTGCTGGGCACGATGTCAGCCGTCGGTACCGCCATGGGCCCCGCCGCTGGCGGGTTATTGCTCAGTGTATGGGGGTGGCGCGCGCTGTTTCTGGTGGGCATGCCCTTGGGATTACTCACGGCCAGCCTCGCGTGGCGCTACTTGCCGGTTGATCGACGCCAAGCAGGCTCACCTTCCAGCGTCTGGTCACCGTTGAAGGAAGCACCCTTGCGCACGAGTCTCGCGATGAGTGCGTTAGTAGCGGCGGTGATCATGGCAACCTTTGTGGTCGGCCCTTTCTACCTGTCCAAGGGGCTGGGGCTGGACCCGCAATGGATGGGCCTGGCCATGGCCGTCGGGCCCTGTGTCGCGGCGCTCAGCGGTGTACCGGCGGGGCGCCTCACCGACCGCCAGGGCTGGCGCCTTATGACTTTCGCCGGGTTGGGCATCCTGTTTTGCGGCGCATTACTGTTGTCGTTGGCCTCGGGATTGATCGCCTACCTTGGGGGGCTGGTGATTCTGACGACGGGCTATAGTCTGTTCCAGGCCGCCAACAACACTGCGGTGATGTGCGATGTAGACGGTGCGCGCCGAGGTACGGTCGCAGGCTTGCTCAACCTGTCACGCAATATCGGGCTGATCTTCGGTACCTCGGCCCTGGGGGCGGTGTTCGCCTGGGCGACCCCGGATGTCACCCGCGCCAACGCGCAATCCGTGACCAGCGGCCTGCATGCGACTTTCACCGTCGCCGTGGGCTTGATCCTGCTGGCCACCGCGATGGCAACGGGCCGCATCCGCGCCGTGAATGCCCCACAGAATACCCGTTGA